The genomic DNA CGGTCGACATTCAACATTCGCATCACAGTTTCCAACATACTTTGACGACGCCCGTAAAAAATACGCCGATAAAGGAATGTACGTTGGTATTACATCCATAGATAACCTCCTAGATACAATTCTATCAGCACATATTGACTTAAACGCAGCTCACATAATTGACATCATCGTCAAAACAGCGGAATCAATTAAAGCGCCAGAAGCTCAAATGTGGGTATATGAGCGAATGTCAGATGCAAATTGAAAAACGACAAAAGCAATCTACATAGTGTGTTCTTTTACAAAGCCGACACTCTCATAAGGAACAAGTATATGACTTACGAATTTGACCTTCATGAAAGCAAGGAAGAAGGAAGAGCTGAAGGACGAGTTGAAGGCAAAGCTGAAGGAATCGCCGAAGCAAATGCTAAAGCTTTAGTGGAAAAAAAGGCCTTGGCCAAGGGACTTCTAGAAGACGGAGTTCCCGTAGAAATCATTTCCAAGCGAACCGGTTTTACCATCGAAGAAATCCAGGCCTTGTAATCTGAGTCAAAAACATCCGTTTTTCGTCCCAAGATTCCCTTTTTTCAACATTTCCCTAGCCACATCCGACCTAGAAATGATATATTATCTAAGTCGAATTACGCTTTGATGTAACAGGAAGGGGAACCCGAAATGAAAAACAGGATTTTTGCATTTAACGATGCGGCCACGTTCGAAAAAAAACTGGCCCAGTTTAGCAACTGGTGCAAAGAAAACGGCTCGCCCACCGTATGTTTCCAAATCCATTCTGAAGAGTTGGACCCCGGAAAACTGAGACCCGTTTGGGAAACATTGGAACGCGTTTTCCCCAAAGTACCGTGGTTCGGTAACTCCACCAGCGGAAACATCGTGAACTGCGAAAAGGCAAGCGAAATTTCCATATCCGCCATCATATTCGAAAAGCCGACAACAAAAATTCAAATTCACCAGTACGACTTTTTCAACAAGTCCAGCCGCGACATCGCCCGCGAAATCGTGGAAGAAGCCAAGCAGAATCCCTGGGTAAAAGCAGTCGAAATCTACCACTGCATTTCGCCGTTTTCGACGACGAATCTTTGCGAAGGGCTCGACGCCCTGGATCCAAGCATCCAGATTTTTGGAGGCATCGTCTGCTCCCCCGACATCACAAGCCCGAATTCCTGCGTATTTTCATCAGTTGGCGGTTACAGCAAGACAGGCATTTTAGTTGTATTCTACGGCGGTCCGGAATTTCATGTGGAATCCCGCAAGATTAGCGGATGGAAGCCCATCGGCCGTAACTTCCACGTCACTCGTTCCAAAGGCAACGTCCTTTACGAATTGAGCAGCCTCCCCGCCTACGAAGTGTACAACAAGTACCTGAACATCAAAAACGACAACAACTTTTTCTACAACGCCCTTGAGTTTCCGATGCTCTACGAGCACAACGGAATTTCCATCGTGCGTGCAGCAGGAGCAAGCAATCCGGACGGGTCGCTCACCATGTCTTCGGATATCGACGAAGGCTCAATGGTCCGCCTTTCGTATGGCGAGCCGCAACTGATTCTCGAAAAAATCAAAACCGAAAGCGAAAACGCCGAACTGTTCGCCCCCGAAGTCATGCACATATTCTCCTGTGCGGCTCGAAAGGCATTTTGGTCCAAGCACGAACCGACATACGAAATTACAGCGTTCAAGGGGCTCGCCTCCAGCACGGGATTTTTCTCGCACGGTGAATTCTTGCGCGAAAAGGGATTTTTAAACCAACATAACATCACGCTCGTCATTGCATCAATGCGCGAAGGCGCCATTACAAAACGGGGACACGCCAAAGGCGTCATAATTCCGGATGAAAAATCCACCCGTTTGCCACTCGCCGCCCGCATGGCCACATTCATTCGCGAAACGTCGTTTGAACTGGAACAGATCAACAGTAGGTTACGTGTCATGAACGAGCACCTGCAAGATGTCGCAACGACGGACAGCCTGACAGGACTCGAAAACAGGCTCGCATTCGACGCCCTTCTAGAAACAATCAACCAGGAAGACTCCCAAGAAAATTCTTGGACCATGTTCCTGATGGACGTGAACGGCCTCAAATACGCAAACGACACCTTCGGCCACCAGGCCGGTGACGAATTGATCAAGGCCGCAGCCAAAGCCATCAAAAATACATACGGCACCAGCGGGAACTGCTTTAGAATCGGTGGCGACGAATTTGCCGTCATAACACGAGCGCCGCTAGATTCGCACTATCCGATGTATTCCATACTGCAAAAGAACATCAACGAATACAATAAAAAGGCGCTATACCATCTGTCGATTGCCGTGGGCGCAAGCCGCCTGCGCAGCGATTCCGGAATTCGCAAGTCCATCAGCGACTGGAAAATGGAAGCCGACTTGAACATGTATCGTGACAAGGTGCGTTACCACAAGCCGGTCGAAAACGACGAAAACAAGAACCTCAAGGATTTGATTTCTTGCCTGATTTCAGTCGAAGAAGCCAAGGATTCCTATACGGCGCACCATTCTGAGCGTGTAAAAGCATATTCGGAATTGATTGCCCGTTTCTTAGGGCTTTCAGAAAGTTCAATATCGTTGATTACACATGCAGCACACTTGCATGATATTGGCAAAATTGGCATTCGCGACAATGTGCTCACCAAGCCGGGAAAACTTACCGATGAGGAGTTCGAAATCATCAAGCAGCATCCGGTCATTGGCGCAAAGATCCTGATGCAGTCCAACTATACACATGAACTTGTGCAAATTGTGCTGCACCACCACGAGCGTTATGACGGCCGCGGCTACCCGGAAGGACTTAAAGGCGAAGACATCCCCATAGGCGCCCGCGTCATTGCCATCGCAGACTCAATAGACGCCATGACAAGCAAGCGCGTTTATCGTGACGCCATGTCGCTAGATTACTGCCGCAATGAAATCGAGAAGAATCTAGGCGTGATGTACGACCCCGCCATTGGCAAAGTCGTTCTGGAACATTGGAGCGAAATGGTCGATTCCCTATTGTCAATGCGTACTGGCCGCCCGAAAGTCGTTTAAAGACAAACAAACTCTATACCAAAACGGCTCCCGGTCAATCCCGAGAGCCTTTTAATTTATCAAATTATCGCTTATCGTTTGTCGCGATCAATCCAAGCGCGTTCCGTCTTGCCAGTGTAAATCTGACGCGGACGGTTAATCTTGCTTTGCGGATCGTCGTGCATTTCCTTCCAGTGAGCAATCCAACCCGGCAAGCGTCCAATCGCGAACATCACCGTAAGCATGTTCGTCGGGATGCCCATAGCGCGGTAGAGAATGCCGGAGTAGAAGTCCACATTCGGGTACAGCTTACGTTCGACAAAGTAATCGTCCTTGAGGGCGGCTTCTTCGAGCTTGATAGCCACATCCAAAAGCGGGTCGTGAACGTGTTCGCGTTCGAAGACCTGGTACATGAGCTTCTTCAAGACTTTCGCGCGCGGGTCATAGCTCTTATAAACGCGGTGTCCAAAGCCAGAAAGACGGAACGGATCGTTCTTGTCCTTAGCCTTTGCCATCACCTGTTCAATCGTCATGCCGCTCTGCTGAATGCGGAGGAGCGTTTCGAGCACAGCCTGGTTTGCACCACCGTGGAGCGGCCCCCACAAGGCGCAAATGCCGGCGCAGATGCTTGCGTAAAGGTTAGCCTGAGAGCTGCCCACCATTCGAACGGTCGAAGTGGAGCAGTTCTGTTCATGGTCCGCATGGACAATGAGGAGCGTGTTGAGCGCCTTTTCCATAATCGGATCCGGGTGGTACGGGCGAGCCTTACTGCTGAACATCATGTTCAAGAAGTTGCTGCAGTAGCTGCGTTCCGCTTCCGGGTACACGAACGGTTCACCGATACTTGCCTTGTAAGCAAATGCGGCAATCGTGCGGATCTTGGAAATGAGACCAGCGGTCGTGAGTTCAAATGCACTTGCAATGTTTTCGTCGTCGTAAAAACGCGGCGTGAAAAGGCCCACAGCGTTCACCACGGACGAGAGAATACCCATCGGGTGGGCTCCCGGCGGCATTTCGCGGAAGAAGTGCAGCAAGTTCTCGTGCAACAAGGCATTTTCGGTCAAGAGCGTGCGGAAATGGCTCAACTGTTCCTGATTCGGGAGTTCACCGTAAATCAGGAGCCATGCGGTTTCCGGGAACGTCGCCTTTTCAGCGAGATCCTCGATGGAATAACCGCGATAGCGCAAAATTCCCTTTTCGCCATTGACGTATGTGATGGCACTCTTGGTACTACCGGTATTGAGGTAACCGTAGTCCAGCGTGACCAATCCAGTATCCTTGCGGAGTTTGCTTACATCAAGACCATGTTCGTTTTCAGTACCAGTTACAACGGGAAGTTCGTACTTCTTTCCGTCGTAATTCAGTATTGCTGTATCGGACATAAATCCTCCGTTTTGCGCGGCATCGCCGCAGTTAGGCTTTCATCGCTACAACGCAATTATAGATATTTTCAAAGAGCTTGCCGAGCTTTTCGGTCGGAACTGCGCTGAATGCAATGCGGATAAGGCCAGAGAGCATGATCGTGCCCGTGCTGTAATCCTTGATGAGTTTCTGGCGGAGTTCTTCGGCGTCAACGCCCTTCGGCTTGATGCACATAAAGTAACCGCTGTTGCACGGCATCGGGTCAAAGGCTTCCTTGTATTCCGGATGTGCGGCCAAGACTTCCTTGATGATGTCGTAACGTTTCTTCAAGGTGGCGTACTTTTCAGCCTTCTGCTGAGCGTATTCGGCGCTCTGGTAAGCGGCGAGCAAAATCTTCTGGCTGATGGACGGAGCATTAGAAATGTTGCCACGGACCGTACCGGCAGCCTTGTCTTCGAGAGCCTTGAGCTGTGCTTCAGTTGCACCCTTGAAACCGAAGGACATAAAGCCAACGCGGAAGCCCCAAACGTAGTCTTCCTTGGTCGGACCGTCGAGCTTCACGGCGAGGAGGTTTTCGTGAGCGTCCACGAGCTTCACAAAGAGGGATTCCTTCGTCACGCCTTCTTCGTAGACGAGACCAAAGTAAGCGTCGTCGAGGAGTGCGACAACCTTGTTACCGGCAGCAGCGCATTCCGTGAGGATCTTTGCGATTTCGACAGCTTCCTTTTCGGTTGCGGTGTAACCCGTCGGGTTGTTCGGGAAGTTGAGGAGCACGACCTTCTTGTCGGACTTGCTTGCAGCAAGGGCAGCCTTCAAGGCTTCCGTATCAAAACCACCGTTCTTGAAGGTGTTGAACGTCTTGATCTTTGCGCCACGGGCGTTTTCGAACACGAGTTCGTAGTTGTCCCAGTAGAGGTCCGGGATGATGACTTCGTCGCCAGCGTCGAGGAACATGTAACCGGCGCAGCTGATAGCGTGCGTCAAAGCACAGGTCACCACCGGGTTGCTGAAGTTCTTGGAAGCAAGCGTCGGGTTCTTCTTCACGACCTGGGCCTTCCATTCCTTGCGGAGATCCGGATTACCGAAGCTCGGAGCATAGAGGAAGGACTGTTTCGGGAGGTTCAGAGACTTGAGAACGCAATCCAAAACGAGCGGAGAGCCGTCATCTTCGAGAGCTGTACCGATAGTCGCATTGATGTCGGAGCCCTTGGCTTCGGCACCCTGGCCAAGAATACCCTTGCGCGGGAAGAAAATGGCCTTGCCCTGTTCAGAGAGCATGTCAAGAACGCAGCAACCGTTAGCGGAGAGTTCTGCATTCAAAGCTTGAGCGAGAGGATTGTAGTTCATTCTCAATGTCCTGTTTTGAAATTTCCGCGGGGCAATTTAGAAAAATTGCAAGCCCCCCGCAAGATTAAAAGGACATCAAAAAAGAATTAATAATGGCTCTTCGCCAATAATTCTTTTTGAAAAATAAAAATGCACGTCACGCGGGCGGGGCCCCAGCTCGGAGTTGCGAAGGCCGCACGGGCCCCTCCCTGCACCCTCCCCATCCTTGGCCGACGCTTTTGCACTCACAACGATAAATCGTTATACATTTTTTGAAACAACTACACGCTGTGAAAAAAGATGTAAGATTTTAATCTTCAAACTTGGTTTTCATGATTTGTTCGACGGTTTCGCGGTTTTTCACGAACGCATCGACCACTTCCGGGTCAAAGTGCGTACCACTTTCCTCGGTAATAATGCGGAAAGCCTCATCCACCGAGAAAGCCTTCTTGTACGGGCGTTCCGAAACAAGCGCGTCATACACATCCGCGACCGCCATAATGCGGGCCGAAAGCGGAATATCCTTACCATTCAAACGCTCCGGATAGCCTCGCGAGCCATCCCACCATTCGTGGTGGCTGTAGGCAATTTCCTTCGCCATCTTGAGGTAAGCAGTCTCGCCCAGGTTCTTAGATGCACGCACGAGCATATCACGGCCATAAACCGTATGCTTCTTCATTTCTGCAAATTCTTCGTCCGTCAGCTTGCCCGGCTTATTCAAAATTACATCAGAAATATTAATCTTTCCAATATCGTGGAGCGGAGCCGCCACCGCAATCGTCGAAACAAAAGCATCGTCAATTTCAGGTTCCTTGCCATCGCGCTGCAACTGTCGCGCAATCAGCTCAGCATAAGCCGCCGTACGGCGCACATGGCCACCCGTCGTCTCGTCGCGGTTTTCCACCATGTCGCCAAGCACCGTAATGATGTTCGTCTGGAGCGCCGCAATCGAGGCCGCCTGATACTCGGACTTGTTGATGTACAAATCAATTTCTTCGACCGCCTTGATAATCGCCGAATGCAGATTCTCAATTTCATTGCCCGTCACCACCTCAAGACCCTTAATCTGGTCAATCGACGTCCGACGCCCTTCGCTACTGTCGTAGGCAAAGTTGTCCATTTCAAGCGTCATTTCGTGAATCGGGTAAACCACTCTGCGGTTAGCAATCAAGATAGCCGTAAACACGATTGCGAGCAAAAGTCCAAACAGCGTCGAAAAAATCTTCGTGCAGAATAGCACCACGCTAATGCGAATCGCAGCGAGACTGAACTTGGTACAGACCGGATTCGGGGCCTCAGTACAGACAATCGAGACATCCCACTTGCCCGTCTCATGCATGCCCGGTGTAATCGTCAAAATACGCGGATGCTTGCCTTTGAGATCATGAATGTACTCGTGAAGCGTCGCCGAATCCGCATTCTGGATAGCGTCCGACACAAGCCTGTTCACCGATTCCGCCAAAAGCGTTGTCTCATGGATTTCCGCTTCGGAATACGTCTTGTAAGCGACCGCCGTAGCCACCACCGCAAGCGCAAAGCTCGACACGAACAAGAGCGCCGTCACCTGGGCCTTAAGCGTATGGATTTCGTTCTTGGAACGGTAACGGTCTTCGTGCGAACGGCCAGAAACAGAATCAAACGCCTTGGTAAACCAGCGTGGCGTCAAGCGAATCAGCACATAAGCCACAATAATCGAAATGGACTTATCCGGAATTTCCGTGCAGAAGTCCGCCAAAATCTGCGACAGAAGAACCGGAAGCCCGCTTTCGTGCAAAGCCGTCGCAATAGGCGTCACCACATTTTCGGCAATCTTAAAGTCAAAAAGGAAATACGAAAGCACCGAGCACGGAATGCTCAAAATCATCAGCATTCCAAGCAGCAACGGCAAATGGGTTATCCTATTGAACGCCCCACGCTTCGCCGCAATCCCCGCGCACACGGCAATCATCACGTTAATCGTGCCGTAGTAGAACGTCGAAGAATCAACGAAACCGCCAATGAAGTTCGTCAAAAACCCGACAATCGCGCCCGGGCTAAACCCGCCAATCACCGCCACGACAATCGTACCCACGCTATCCAGGTACAGCGGCAATTCAAAATGAATGGCTAAATCGGCAAGCAATCGGTTGATGACTATACCGATGACAATCAGGATAATAATCTGAACGAGCTTATGGGCAGAAACAAAAGTTTTCACATTCTGTATATAGAATATTTTTTGAACTTTTGCAAAAAGAAGCGTGATTTATTTAACGTTTCCCTCCCTAGAAACAATAAAATCAGGGACATGCTTATTTCCAAATCCATCGATATCAATTCTATAATCGCCTTCAGGCAGACCAAAAAAGACGATATACCCATTCTTACGGTCTTCATCCGTCACCTTATAGCAAGGATAGAATAAAGACGGAACAAACCGAACACCTGGGGGAAGAACAACTTCATTCAAGGCAACGCAAATACCATTACCATCTTCCCCGAGATTTTTCGTCATATTCTCATTCCATTTTTCATTATCGATTTCATCATATTCCGAAGTACTATCCACTTCATTCGCAAAAAGAGAATCCAAATAAAATTTTGCCGTATACACGGGTCCCACAACTATTGTTCCTAAATCTGCCACAGGTTCATCATCAACAACATCAACCGTAGCTTTCGAAAATTCCTTAAAGACATTTGCACCTAGACTAAAGTCTGCAGAAAGTGCGCGCAACTGGACCAGTTCATAATCAGGAAGATATCTATTTTCAGGACCATCCATTTGCAAATACGTAAGGTAATGTACGTTATCTATGTAGAAATAACCATCTTTATCGGTAACATGCTGGCAACGTTCATCATCAAAAGAACAATAATTTTCATAAACAATCGCCCCCTCTACAGGCAAGCCTTCAGAATCAACAATCTGAGCTTTTATCTTTATATACATATAAATATCATCATGAGCACCACAGGCAACACGATAATATGGAATAGAATCCATCACCTCAACAATTTCAACGACCTCAAGACTATCATCTTCACTTACACTATCCGATTCTTCATCATCAGCACTCTTAGGAAGAACCACATAGCAGGGATTTTCACCTTTATGAACAACCTTGTGGATATAGCTCGTATCCAATTCGGCAATAGGCATTCCCGGTCGAATCACAGGCTTGCCCGTCTGCGTTTCACTGTACGATGATGCCACACCGCCATCACTCTCACTACAGGACGTAAACAAGCCAAGACCAAACACAGCCATAGCAACAACCAACTTTGCAAATTTATTAGAAGTCATAACAAATCCTCCTCGATTTACTTCTTCAAATTTGTAAACAAGTGAATATT from Fibrobacter sp. UWB13 includes the following:
- a CDS encoding HD domain-containing phosphohydrolase, whose translation is MKNRIFAFNDAATFEKKLAQFSNWCKENGSPTVCFQIHSEELDPGKLRPVWETLERVFPKVPWFGNSTSGNIVNCEKASEISISAIIFEKPTTKIQIHQYDFFNKSSRDIAREIVEEAKQNPWVKAVEIYHCISPFSTTNLCEGLDALDPSIQIFGGIVCSPDITSPNSCVFSSVGGYSKTGILVVFYGGPEFHVESRKISGWKPIGRNFHVTRSKGNVLYELSSLPAYEVYNKYLNIKNDNNFFYNALEFPMLYEHNGISIVRAAGASNPDGSLTMSSDIDEGSMVRLSYGEPQLILEKIKTESENAELFAPEVMHIFSCAARKAFWSKHEPTYEITAFKGLASSTGFFSHGEFLREKGFLNQHNITLVIASMREGAITKRGHAKGVIIPDEKSTRLPLAARMATFIRETSFELEQINSRLRVMNEHLQDVATTDSLTGLENRLAFDALLETINQEDSQENSWTMFLMDVNGLKYANDTFGHQAGDELIKAAAKAIKNTYGTSGNCFRIGGDEFAVITRAPLDSHYPMYSILQKNINEYNKKALYHLSIAVGASRLRSDSGIRKSISDWKMEADLNMYRDKVRYHKPVENDENKNLKDLISCLISVEEAKDSYTAHHSERVKAYSELIARFLGLSESSISLITHAAHLHDIGKIGIRDNVLTKPGKLTDEEFEIIKQHPVIGAKILMQSNYTHELVQIVLHHHERYDGRGYPEGLKGEDIPIGARVIAIADSIDAMTSKRVYRDAMSLDYCRNEIEKNLGVMYDPAIGKVVLEHWSEMVDSLLSMRTGRPKVV
- a CDS encoding citrate synthase, producing the protein MSDTAILNYDGKKYELPVVTGTENEHGLDVSKLRKDTGLVTLDYGYLNTGSTKSAITYVNGEKGILRYRGYSIEDLAEKATFPETAWLLIYGELPNQEQLSHFRTLLTENALLHENLLHFFREMPPGAHPMGILSSVVNAVGLFTPRFYDDENIASAFELTTAGLISKIRTIAAFAYKASIGEPFVYPEAERSYCSNFLNMMFSSKARPYHPDPIMEKALNTLLIVHADHEQNCSTSTVRMVGSSQANLYASICAGICALWGPLHGGANQAVLETLLRIQQSGMTIEQVMAKAKDKNDPFRLSGFGHRVYKSYDPRAKVLKKLMYQVFEREHVHDPLLDVAIKLEEAALKDDYFVERKLYPNVDFYSGILYRAMGIPTNMLTVMFAIGRLPGWIAHWKEMHDDPQSKINRPRQIYTGKTERAWIDRDKR
- a CDS encoding aminotransferase class I/II-fold pyridoxal phosphate-dependent enzyme; protein product: MNYNPLAQALNAELSANGCCVLDMLSEQGKAIFFPRKGILGQGAEAKGSDINATIGTALEDDGSPLVLDCVLKSLNLPKQSFLYAPSFGNPDLRKEWKAQVVKKNPTLASKNFSNPVVTCALTHAISCAGYMFLDAGDEVIIPDLYWDNYELVFENARGAKIKTFNTFKNGGFDTEALKAALAASKSDKKVVLLNFPNNPTGYTATEKEAVEIAKILTECAAAGNKVVALLDDAYFGLVYEEGVTKESLFVKLVDAHENLLAVKLDGPTKEDYVWGFRVGFMSFGFKGATEAQLKALEDKAAGTVRGNISNAPSISQKILLAAYQSAEYAQQKAEKYATLKKRYDIIKEVLAAHPEYKEAFDPMPCNSGYFMCIKPKGVDAEELRQKLIKDYSTGTIMLSGLIRIAFSAVPTEKLGKLFENIYNCVVAMKA
- a CDS encoding HD-GYP domain-containing protein is translated as MKTFVSAHKLVQIIILIVIGIVINRLLADLAIHFELPLYLDSVGTIVVAVIGGFSPGAIVGFLTNFIGGFVDSSTFYYGTINVMIAVCAGIAAKRGAFNRITHLPLLLGMLMILSIPCSVLSYFLFDFKIAENVVTPIATALHESGLPVLLSQILADFCTEIPDKSISIIVAYVLIRLTPRWFTKAFDSVSGRSHEDRYRSKNEIHTLKAQVTALLFVSSFALAVVATAVAYKTYSEAEIHETTLLAESVNRLVSDAIQNADSATLHEYIHDLKGKHPRILTITPGMHETGKWDVSIVCTEAPNPVCTKFSLAAIRISVVLFCTKIFSTLFGLLLAIVFTAILIANRRVVYPIHEMTLEMDNFAYDSSEGRRTSIDQIKGLEVVTGNEIENLHSAIIKAVEEIDLYINKSEYQAASIAALQTNIITVLGDMVENRDETTGGHVRRTAAYAELIARQLQRDGKEPEIDDAFVSTIAVAAPLHDIGKINISDVILNKPGKLTDEEFAEMKKHTVYGRDMLVRASKNLGETAYLKMAKEIAYSHHEWWDGSRGYPERLNGKDIPLSARIMAVADVYDALVSERPYKKAFSVDEAFRIITEESGTHFDPEVVDAFVKNRETVEQIMKTKFED